The proteins below are encoded in one region of Clostridium estertheticum:
- a CDS encoding FAD-dependent oxidoreductase, giving the protein MFNNLFSKGKIGSMDTKNRIVMTSMGNHLGNPDGTMSKADIAFYGARAKGGVGVIFTEVSMVEESRGRGNLCQISVADDKYIPGLKELADEIHKYNSKIVIQIYHPGRQGISVVNGNLPMLAPSAIECQCVHQPTVAMTTEEVSDMVEKFILAAVRVKKSGIDGVEVHGAHGYLVNQFLSPHTNHRIDKYGGSFENRLRFLEEIVIGIKERCGKDFPLVVRLSVDEFYETIGLPEEGLHLKDGVKIAERMEQLGVDAIDVSSGTYETMNTAWEPSSFDQGWKINLAETIKKSVKIPVIGVSVIRDPEYADQIIADGKVDFVGSARQHFGDPEWSNKAKEGRTNEIRKCISCLHCMEVLMSSDITKLPCQCAINIQSGRELDYSNFVEDGDGRTVAIIGAGPAGLEAARVLAMRKFKPVIFEKSDKIGGQLEFANKPPKKEKINWLIDYLRVQNEKLGTEIRLETTPTIEDLKELNPYAVFVAQGSNPIMPKSISGIDGKEVLSTTDILSGKIKLKDKKIGVVGSGMTGLETAELLAETGNEVSLFEMADNIGPGLFFQNLIDIMGRTSKDGVHLYPKHKLIKIENGKLTFELMENNEIKDYSFDNVIISLGTRSNNKLIEEININFDIVKILGDASKPGRIRNAMETGFVNAYNL; this is encoded by the coding sequence ATGTTTAATAATCTCTTTTCAAAAGGAAAAATAGGTTCTATGGATACGAAAAATAGAATTGTAATGACATCCATGGGTAACCATTTAGGAAATCCTGATGGTACCATGTCAAAAGCGGATATTGCTTTTTACGGTGCTAGGGCAAAGGGCGGTGTAGGGGTTATCTTTACAGAGGTATCAATGGTTGAGGAGTCAAGAGGCAGAGGTAACTTATGCCAAATTTCTGTAGCTGATGATAAATATATACCTGGCTTAAAAGAATTAGCAGATGAAATTCATAAATATAATAGCAAAATAGTAATTCAAATATATCATCCAGGCAGACAAGGCATAAGCGTTGTTAATGGAAATTTACCAATGCTAGCACCTAGTGCTATTGAATGTCAATGTGTACATCAACCAACTGTAGCTATGACAACAGAGGAAGTCTCTGATATGGTTGAAAAATTCATATTAGCAGCAGTAAGAGTTAAAAAATCAGGTATAGATGGTGTTGAAGTCCATGGAGCTCATGGATATCTAGTAAATCAATTTTTAAGTCCTCATACAAATCATAGGATCGACAAATATGGTGGAAGCTTTGAGAATAGATTGAGATTTTTAGAGGAAATAGTAATTGGCATTAAAGAAAGATGTGGAAAAGATTTTCCATTAGTTGTTAGATTGTCTGTTGATGAGTTTTACGAAACCATCGGACTTCCAGAGGAAGGGTTACATCTTAAAGATGGCGTAAAGATAGCAGAGCGTATGGAACAATTAGGTGTAGATGCAATAGATGTTAGTTCAGGGACTTATGAAACTATGAATACAGCTTGGGAGCCTAGCTCATTTGACCAAGGGTGGAAAATAAATTTAGCAGAAACAATTAAAAAATCAGTTAAGATACCAGTAATTGGAGTTTCCGTTATTAGAGACCCTGAGTATGCAGATCAAATTATAGCAGATGGTAAAGTAGATTTTGTTGGTTCTGCAAGACAACATTTTGGAGATCCAGAATGGTCAAATAAGGCTAAGGAAGGCAGAACTAATGAAATCAGAAAATGTATATCATGTCTTCACTGTATGGAAGTACTTATGTCTTCTGATATTACTAAATTACCTTGTCAGTGTGCTATTAATATTCAAAGTGGTAGAGAATTAGATTATAGTAATTTTGTAGAAGATGGTGATGGAAGAACTGTAGCTATAATAGGTGCAGGACCTGCAGGATTAGAAGCCGCAAGAGTTCTTGCAATGAGAAAATTCAAACCTGTAATATTTGAAAAATCAGATAAAATAGGTGGGCAATTAGAATTTGCAAATAAGCCTCCTAAAAAAGAAAAAATAAATTGGCTTATAGATTATTTAAGAGTTCAAAATGAAAAATTAGGCACAGAAATAAGATTAGAGACTACACCTACGATAGAGGATTTAAAAGAATTAAATCCTTATGCAGTATTTGTTGCGCAAGGCTCAAACCCAATAATGCCAAAGTCTATATCAGGTATTGATGGTAAAGAAGTTTTATCAACTACAGATATATTAAGTGGGAAGATTAAATTAAAAGACAAAAAAATTGGTGTGGTAGGTTCGGGTATGACTGGGCTCGAAACAGCAGAGTTATTAGCGGAAACGGGCAATGAAGTTAGCCTATTTGAGATGGCTGATAATATAGGACCAGGATTATTCTTTCAAAACCTTATTGATATAATGGGTAGGACTTCAAAAGATGGTGTCCATCTTTATCCTAAACATAAATTAATTAAAATTGAAAATGGAAAATTAACTTTTGAACTTATGGAAAATAATGAAATTAAAGATTATTCCTTTGATAATGTTATTATTTCACTTGGAACTAGGTCTAATAATAAATTAATAGAAGAGATTAATATAAATTTCGATATAGTCAAGATATTAGGTGATGCATCTAAACCAGGCAGAATTAGAAATGCAATGGAAACTGGTTTTGTTAATGCATATAATTTATAA
- a CDS encoding iron-containing alcohol dehydrogenase, which yields MGRYAQTCPIICGAGTISLLGEEAKKLGCTKVMIVSDETVAQLEGYAKAKQSLIDSGIEIVEFKKVIADPPDYIINEGGEIAKSEKIDGIVAIGGGSPMDAAKGINVLVNNPGPVNKYFGNPFYTPGVPVIMVVATAGTGSESTSIGVITDTINNVKNSVICNSTLGILDPEITISVPKDITANTGIDTMSHAVEAITAKDPNPKSELLATDAIKKVMQYLPIAMSDGKNIEARENLLLASNFAGLAFNDALVHIGHAIAHSVGAKFHVTHGVICGLVMPEVMKYAADFKADKVKVVGEAMGIRFSGNETDIEIGEIVAVEMRKFVKKVGIKSLKELGIVREELIGIAEMVLADACYNFVPKQLTKEEVQVILGNMYDNYK from the coding sequence ATGGGAAGATATGCGCAAACTTGTCCAATTATTTGTGGAGCAGGAACAATTAGTTTATTAGGTGAAGAAGCAAAAAAACTAGGTTGTACAAAAGTAATGATAGTATCAGATGAAACTGTTGCACAATTAGAAGGATATGCTAAGGCAAAACAAAGCTTGATAGATTCAGGTATAGAAATTGTAGAATTTAAAAAAGTAATTGCCGATCCACCAGATTATATAATAAATGAAGGTGGAGAAATAGCGAAATCAGAAAAAATAGATGGTATAGTTGCAATTGGTGGGGGAAGTCCTATGGATGCAGCTAAGGGCATAAATGTATTAGTTAATAATCCAGGCCCCGTTAATAAGTATTTTGGTAATCCTTTTTATACTCCTGGAGTTCCCGTGATAATGGTAGTTGCAACTGCTGGGACCGGAAGTGAGAGTACATCTATTGGGGTAATAACAGATACAATTAATAATGTTAAAAATTCTGTTATTTGTAATTCTACTTTAGGTATATTAGATCCAGAAATAACAATATCTGTACCAAAAGATATAACAGCTAATACAGGTATTGATACAATGTCACATGCAGTAGAAGCAATTACAGCAAAAGATCCTAATCCTAAGTCAGAACTTTTAGCAACGGATGCTATAAAAAAAGTAATGCAGTACCTTCCAATAGCTATGAGTGATGGTAAAAATATTGAAGCTAGAGAAAATCTTTTGCTTGCAAGTAATTTTGCAGGACTTGCTTTTAATGATGCATTAGTACATATAGGACATGCTATTGCCCATTCAGTTGGTGCTAAGTTCCATGTTACACATGGAGTAATATGCGGTCTTGTAATGCCTGAAGTTATGAAGTATGCGGCTGATTTTAAAGCAGATAAAGTTAAAGTTGTTGGAGAAGCTATGGGTATTAGATTTAGTGGAAATGAAACAGATATAGAAATTGGCGAAATCGTAGCTGTAGAAATGCGCAAATTTGTAAAAAAAGTAGGAATTAAATCCTTAAAAGAATTAGGAATAGTAAGAGAAGAATTAATAGGAATAGCAGAAATGGTATTAGCTGATGCATGTTATAATTTCGTACCAAAACAATTAACTAAAGAAGAAGTTCAAGTAATTCTTGGAAATATGTACGATAATTATAAATAA
- a CDS encoding LysR family transcriptional regulator, with amino-acid sequence MNINSLKYFVKACKDKNFTKSSKDLFITQQAFSRIISNLEKELSTPLFKRNSRGVELTQIGEYIYPKADKLINEFKDFEDDINEKIQFKKKKLHIGFAPGTLRTLGSKYIVEFSKEFLNIDIVIHEYTDIACEANVLNGSIDMACTINPRNTIDFSYYNLKKDYLVAVVNKNNPIAKKQSINFTDLRNEKLILLDETFRIQSLIMENFIEAGFEPDILVKCTFDLLIAYDFVALNKGVFIFVNCLANTGAYDEICCVKIKTPTAMWDIGFLVKKDIIINKNMKIFMNYFLNRNNQKIII; translated from the coding sequence ATGAATATAAATTCATTAAAATATTTTGTGAAAGCATGTAAAGATAAAAATTTCACTAAATCATCTAAAGATCTTTTTATAACACAACAAGCATTTAGTAGGATAATTAGCAATTTGGAAAAGGAATTAAGTACTCCTCTTTTCAAAAGAAATTCTCGTGGTGTTGAGTTAACACAAATAGGTGAATATATTTATCCAAAAGCCGATAAGCTTATTAATGAGTTTAAGGATTTTGAAGATGATATCAATGAAAAGATACAATTTAAAAAGAAAAAATTACATATAGGATTCGCTCCAGGAACTCTTAGAACGTTAGGAAGCAAATATATAGTTGAATTTAGTAAAGAGTTTTTAAACATTGATATTGTAATACATGAATATACAGATATTGCATGTGAAGCTAATGTATTAAATGGTAGCATTGATATGGCATGCACTATAAATCCAAGGAATACCATTGATTTTTCATATTATAATTTAAAAAAGGATTATTTAGTAGCGGTAGTTAATAAAAACAATCCTATTGCTAAAAAGCAGAGTATAAATTTTACAGATTTACGAAATGAAAAACTTATTCTGTTGGACGAAACATTTCGAATACAGTCTTTAATAATGGAAAACTTTATAGAGGCAGGATTTGAACCCGATATTTTAGTTAAATGTACATTTGACTTATTGATAGCTTATGATTTTGTAGCTTTAAATAAAGGCGTATTTATCTTTGTGAACTGTTTGGCTAATACAGGTGCTTATGATGAGATATGCTGCGTCAAAATAAAGACTCCAACTGCTATGTGGGATATAGGTTTTCTTGTAAAAAAAGATATAATAATAAATAAAAATATGAAAATATTTATGAATTATTTCCTAAATAGAAATAATCAAAAAATTATTATATAA
- a CDS encoding methyl-accepting chemotaxis protein, with protein sequence MNEIFDSYKIVLPQLKEMLQEDISIALCDTTKIIKNYAADSFSIPGNEGDILKHGEPIWEAINQNKLMVGIVPKEYYGFSFQAISYPIRDKNGQAIGCVAIGKDLTNKINFEESTESLFATLEQTNASIQELNQGSEKLFSIINDIVKSLKESEKSIQKNAEIVKSIHDIATQSNLLGLNAAIEASRAGEFGRGFSVVATEMRKLAHISKQSADNVSKDLEEMKKNMDAVLEIVDKAVEVSESQSLTTKEISSALEEITKSSEKIVTHVKEL encoded by the coding sequence ATGAATGAAATTTTTGATTCTTACAAGATAGTATTACCTCAATTAAAAGAGATGTTACAAGAGGACATATCTATAGCATTATGTGATACTACAAAAATCATAAAAAACTATGCTGCGGACTCCTTCAGTATTCCAGGCAATGAGGGTGATATTCTTAAACATGGTGAGCCTATATGGGAGGCAATTAATCAGAACAAGTTGATGGTTGGAATAGTACCAAAAGAATATTATGGATTTTCTTTTCAAGCAATTTCTTATCCAATTAGAGACAAGAATGGACAAGCTATAGGGTGTGTTGCTATAGGTAAAGATTTAACAAATAAGATTAATTTTGAAGAATCTACTGAAAGTTTATTTGCTACACTTGAGCAAACAAATGCAAGCATACAGGAACTTAATCAAGGTTCGGAAAAATTATTTTCAATAATAAATGATATTGTAAAATCTCTGAAGGAATCAGAAAAGAGTATTCAAAAAAATGCGGAAATAGTTAAGTCAATACACGATATAGCAACTCAGTCAAATCTATTAGGATTAAATGCAGCAATTGAAGCTTCAAGAGCTGGAGAATTTGGTAGGGGATTTTCTGTTGTAGCGACTGAAATGAGAAAACTAGCTCATATTAGCAAGCAATCAGCTGATAATGTTTCCAAAGATTTAGAAGAAATGAAAAAAAATATGGATGCAGTTTTAGAAATAGTAGATAAAGCAGTTGAAGTGTCAGAAAGTCAAAGTCTTACAACTAAAGAAATATCATCTGCATTAGAAGAAATTACAAAAAGTTCAGAAAAAATAGTAACTCATGTAAAAGAACTTTAA
- a CDS encoding AAA family ATPase, producing MEFLECNQYLRRLELKRESVESFSNYPFCLPTIKNLSSLDFHPKVTFIVGENGSGKSTILEAIAIACGFNPEGGTINFNFSSMNTHSELYKYIKLVKGVKKPKNGFFLRAESFYNLASNIDELDRVDGGPKLVSSYGGQSLHKQSHGESFFAVFMNRFGGNGLYILDEPEAALSPSRQMSMLTRIHELVNMGSQFIISTHSPIIMAYPESTIYEIKDKMEVVRYEETENYQITKNFINNRDKMLRILIDG from the coding sequence ATGGAATTTTTAGAGTGTAATCAATATCTTAGAAGGTTAGAACTTAAAAGAGAAAGTGTTGAGTCTTTTTCAAATTATCCCTTCTGTTTACCTACCATAAAGAATTTATCAAGTTTAGATTTTCATCCAAAAGTAACATTTATTGTAGGGGAAAATGGTTCGGGTAAATCGACAATTTTGGAGGCAATAGCAATTGCTTGTGGATTTAATCCTGAAGGTGGAACAATCAATTTCAACTTTTCATCCATGAACACACACTCAGAATTATACAAATATATAAAGTTAGTTAAGGGAGTAAAAAAACCAAAGAATGGATTTTTCCTAAGGGCAGAGAGTTTCTATAACCTTGCGAGCAATATTGATGAACTTGATAGAGTTGATGGAGGACCAAAACTTGTGTCTTCATACGGAGGTCAATCACTGCATAAACAATCCCATGGAGAGTCTTTTTTTGCTGTGTTTATGAATAGGTTTGGCGGTAATGGACTGTATATATTAGACGAGCCAGAGGCTGCATTATCTCCATCAAGGCAGATGTCTATGCTTACAAGAATTCATGAGTTAGTTAATATGGGTTCTCAATTTATTATTTCAACTCATTCTCCAATTATAATGGCCTACCCAGAATCAACTATTTATGAAATAAAAGATAAGATGGAAGTTGTTAGATACGAAGAAACTGAAAACTATCAGATAACGAAAAACTTTATTAATAATAGGGATAAGATGCTTCGTATTCTAATTGATGGATAA